In one window of Gudongella oleilytica DNA:
- a CDS encoding molybdopterin-dependent oxidoreductase — MSVINLNINGKEVKGNAGQTILDIARANKIEIPTMCFDERVEIYGSCGLCVVEVEGIPKLLRSCATVASDGMIINTNTDRVKSSRKTALELLLSDHVGDCRPPCVLACPGYTDCQGYVGLAANMEYREGLKLIKEQLPLPACIGRVCPHPCETACRRQLVEEPISIAYLKSFLADIDLASDDVFMPELGEPTGKKVAIIGGGPGGLSAAYFLRVAGHEVTIYEQMPEMGGMLRYGIPEYRLPGHVIDQEIDIIRKMNVRFVNNVKVGEQLDLSYIRNNFDACYISIGAWKSTSLRVKGEDLSGVIGGIDFLRKATINENMMIGERVAVVGGGNTAMDACRTAVRLGAKEVYVLYRRTEEEMPAELIEIKEAKEEGVIFKFLVSPLEIIEENGKAARIKLQKMELGEEDASGRRKPIPIEGSFEYLDIDLVIGAIGQESVLDGFEILEKTKRGTIAVDENSYQTNVEGIFAGGDVINEGANIAIKAIGDAKRAVGVINSYLEGHVIPYRRPYVVERTHLTSEHYKDRSKEYRSSMPHLSAEERKNNFNEVNLGFTPEQAVKDAMRCLECGCGDFFECKLYNYANDYGVQPERFEGEVHYREQDDDHPFIVRNTDKCILCGLCVRVCDQVMDNGALGLVDRGFDTIVKPALDLRLADTSCISCGQCVSVCPVGAIQERLQIDKSVPVETEKTKTICSFCSVGCNIDIETSGEMLYRAVPDKESKVDEGLLCVKGRFGYNQGKQKTRLSKPLVRMGDELVEGTWDQGMRLAAKKLQSLKLQYGPESVAVAISDKLTNEEIFIAKKFASEFLGTENITCFNRTYGGIKDVLGYDASSNTFEEIKQSDFILVMGADMMKDHTIAALKVKHAVDRGARMVVINNSYDQINEWSSAVDCPDNDLTCLRGILKVIIDKGFEPKNAEGFEELKASLEGLQPKPEAIDIAELYLEAKKPVIIFDQNYLTAEAAKMLANIAVISGQIGKPRRGIIQLKPKNNSQGLADLGVDKPWKDVVEGIRARKIKGLMSFGEDIPVEYLDGLEFFGVQDLYLTPSGEKADVVIPAVSYAESKGTYTNSERRIQWTNTAIPPLTGYANWQVINEMMYILGRVNKYKKVEELTEEVSKAVPEYKDLFKLDGSTYWPIGGTEILYTRGFNFPDGKARLAAISEGKLFDKRISTDFVEKEFAKVLEEI, encoded by the coding sequence ATGTCTGTTATAAATTTGAATATCAATGGAAAAGAAGTTAAGGGTAATGCAGGTCAGACGATTCTTGACATTGCCAGAGCAAACAAAATAGAAATCCCTACCATGTGCTTTGATGAAAGGGTAGAGATATACGGTTCCTGCGGACTGTGCGTCGTAGAGGTTGAGGGTATTCCTAAGCTGTTGAGGTCCTGTGCAACTGTTGCATCCGATGGGATGATAATAAATACAAACACAGACAGAGTTAAGAGCTCAAGGAAAACAGCGCTGGAGCTGCTTTTGTCAGATCACGTAGGAGACTGCAGACCGCCATGTGTTCTTGCATGTCCGGGATATACAGACTGTCAGGGATATGTAGGGCTTGCTGCAAACATGGAATACAGAGAAGGCTTAAAGCTCATAAAGGAGCAGCTGCCACTTCCTGCTTGTATAGGAAGGGTGTGCCCACATCCATGCGAGACTGCCTGCAGAAGACAGCTTGTGGAAGAACCGATATCGATTGCATATCTTAAATCCTTCCTTGCTGATATAGATCTCGCAAGTGACGACGTTTTTATGCCGGAGCTTGGCGAACCGACAGGAAAGAAGGTAGCTATAATAGGCGGTGGTCCAGGAGGACTTTCAGCGGCCTACTTCCTTAGAGTTGCAGGACATGAGGTTACAATTTATGAACAGATGCCTGAAATGGGCGGGATGCTCAGATATGGAATTCCTGAATACAGGCTTCCTGGGCACGTTATCGATCAGGAGATAGACATAATAAGGAAAATGAATGTTAGATTCGTCAATAATGTCAAAGTTGGTGAGCAACTGGATCTTTCCTACATAAGAAACAACTTTGATGCATGCTATATATCCATAGGGGCTTGGAAGAGCACCAGCCTGAGAGTAAAGGGCGAGGATCTTTCTGGAGTTATCGGCGGTATCGACTTCCTAAGAAAAGCAACGATCAATGAAAATATGATGATTGGTGAAAGAGTCGCTGTAGTAGGCGGCGGAAATACAGCTATGGATGCATGCAGAACTGCAGTAAGGCTTGGAGCAAAGGAGGTATATGTACTTTACAGAAGAACTGAGGAGGAAATGCCCGCTGAGCTTATTGAGATAAAAGAGGCCAAAGAGGAGGGCGTTATCTTCAAGTTCCTCGTCTCTCCTTTGGAAATAATTGAAGAAAACGGTAAAGCTGCAAGGATCAAGCTCCAGAAGATGGAGCTGGGTGAGGAGGATGCATCCGGCAGAAGAAAGCCAATCCCAATTGAAGGATCCTTTGAGTACCTGGACATAGACCTTGTCATTGGAGCGATTGGACAGGAATCAGTTCTGGATGGCTTTGAGATCCTTGAGAAAACAAAAAGAGGAACCATTGCGGTAGATGAGAACAGCTATCAAACAAATGTTGAGGGGATATTCGCCGGCGGCGATGTGATCAATGAGGGAGCCAATATAGCCATTAAGGCGATAGGCGATGCTAAGCGGGCTGTAGGGGTAATTAACTCTTACCTTGAGGGTCATGTTATTCCATACAGAAGACCTTATGTCGTAGAGAGGACACATCTCACAAGCGAGCATTACAAAGATAGATCAAAAGAATACAGATCTTCGATGCCTCATCTGTCAGCAGAAGAGAGAAAGAACAACTTTAATGAGGTGAATCTTGGCTTTACTCCAGAGCAGGCTGTGAAGGATGCCATGAGGTGTCTGGAGTGCGGTTGTGGAGACTTCTTTGAGTGCAAGCTGTACAACTATGCAAATGATTATGGTGTGCAGCCCGAAAGATTTGAAGGAGAGGTACATTACAGGGAGCAGGACGATGATCACCCATTCATAGTTAGAAATACAGACAAATGTATTCTTTGCGGACTTTGCGTGAGGGTATGTGACCAGGTGATGGATAATGGGGCCCTCGGGTTGGTTGACAGAGGCTTCGATACCATTGTAAAGCCGGCCTTAGACCTGAGACTGGCAGATACATCCTGCATATCCTGTGGACAGTGCGTCAGTGTTTGCCCTGTAGGTGCAATTCAGGAGAGACTGCAGATAGATAAATCGGTGCCTGTTGAAACTGAGAAGACTAAGACGATATGCTCCTTCTGTTCAGTTGGCTGTAATATCGACATAGAGACAAGTGGAGAAATGCTTTATAGAGCAGTTCCAGATAAAGAAAGCAAGGTAGATGAAGGCCTGCTGTGCGTCAAGGGAAGATTTGGATATAATCAAGGCAAGCAGAAGACGAGACTTTCCAAGCCTTTGGTCAGGATGGGCGACGAGCTCGTAGAAGGTACCTGGGATCAGGGAATGAGACTTGCTGCCAAGAAGCTTCAGTCTCTCAAACTCCAGTATGGTCCTGAATCGGTTGCAGTTGCAATATCCGACAAGCTTACCAATGAGGAGATATTCATTGCCAAGAAATTTGCTTCAGAATTTTTGGGAACTGAAAACATCACTTGCTTCAACAGAACCTATGGCGGGATAAAGGACGTACTTGGCTATGATGCATCGTCAAATACCTTTGAAGAGATCAAGCAGTCAGACTTCATTCTCGTTATGGGAGCTGATATGATGAAGGACCATACCATTGCTGCTCTTAAGGTCAAGCATGCAGTTGACAGAGGAGCAAGGATGGTAGTAATAAATAACAGCTATGACCAGATAAATGAATGGTCAAGCGCTGTGGATTGTCCGGATAATGACCTTACCTGCCTAAGGGGCATACTGAAGGTGATCATTGACAAAGGCTTTGAGCCCAAGAATGCAGAAGGCTTTGAAGAGCTGAAGGCATCACTTGAAGGATTACAGCCTAAGCCTGAGGCAATTGATATTGCAGAGCTATATCTTGAGGCCAAGAAGCCCGTCATAATATTTGATCAGAACTACCTTACTGCTGAAGCTGCAAAAATGCTTGCAAATATTGCTGTTATTTCAGGCCAGATTGGCAAGCCAAGAAGAGGTATCATCCAGCTTAAGCCAAAGAATAACAGCCAAGGCTTAGCGGATTTGGGAGTAGATAAGCCTTGGAAAGATGTAGTAGAGGGTATCAGGGCAAGGAAGATAAAAGGATTGATGTCCTTTGGCGAGGATATTCCTGTTGAATATTTAGATGGGCTTGAGTTCTTTGGAGTACAGGATCTTTATCTCACCCCATCTGGAGAGAAGGCCGATGTTGTAATACCTGCAGTAAGCTATGCCGAATCAAAAGGGACCTACACAAACAGTGAGAGAAGGATCCAGTGGACAAACACGGCAATCCCGCCGCTTACCGGCTACGCAAACTGGCAGGTGATAAACGAGATGATGTATATCCTCGGCAGAGTCAATAAGTACAAAAAGGTCGAGGAGCTTACAGAGGAAGTATCCAAGGCCGTGCCTGAATACAAGGATTTGTTCAAGTTAGATGGATCGACTTACTGGCCTATAGGAGGAACTGAGATCCTTTACACCAGGGGCTTCAACTTCCCGGATGGGAAAGCCAGACTTGCAGCAATCTCAGAAGGGAAGCTGTTTGATAAAAGGATTTCAACAGACTTTGTGGAGAAAGAGTTTGCTAAGGTATTGGAAGAAATATAA
- the nuoF gene encoding NADH-quinone oxidoreductase subunit NuoF translates to MKVVVGLGSCGIAAGARKVYDVLNGEVKNNRLDIDLEITGCVGMCHLEPIVDIYDENNNLERYVKVSGDDVLGLVHKALAKEEEGSHKISAVDEEALGKQVRIAIENCGIINPERLEEYIERGGYEALKKCLTEMTQEQVIEEMKESGLRGRGGAGFPTWFKWNAAYREKSTPKFMVCNADEGDPGAFMDRSILEGDPHRLLEGMAIGAYAIGAEEGVIYVRAEYPLAIKRLEIAIRQAREAGYLGKKIFGSNFNFDIRIKAGAGAFVCGEETALIASLEGERGMPRLKPPFPAQKGYWGQPTNINNVETFANVPWIIRKGGAAFAAYGTERSKGTKVFALTGKIKKGGLVEVPMGMPIKEIIYGIGGGILNDKKFKAVQMGGPSGGCIPAHLEDTTVDYESLGKVGAIMGSGGMVVMDDSTCMVSMARFFLDFTRKESCGKCIHCRLGTKRMLEILERIVDGKGRPGDIELLESLAVEVKDGSLCGLGQTAPNPVLSTIRYFRDEYEAHIHDKKCPSKSCKALIRYDILDNCIGCGMCKRSCPVGAITGEPKLIHKIDQDICIKCGKCYEVCKFDAIEIR, encoded by the coding sequence ATGAAGGTTGTCGTCGGTCTTGGCAGCTGCGGGATAGCAGCTGGAGCCAGAAAAGTATACGATGTCCTGAATGGTGAGGTCAAAAACAACAGGCTCGATATCGATCTTGAGATTACTGGCTGCGTTGGGATGTGCCACCTCGAGCCAATAGTGGACATTTATGATGAGAATAATAATTTAGAAAGATACGTGAAGGTATCAGGTGATGATGTCCTTGGTCTTGTTCATAAGGCTTTGGCAAAGGAAGAGGAAGGTTCACACAAGATATCTGCTGTCGACGAGGAAGCACTTGGAAAACAAGTAAGAATTGCAATAGAAAATTGCGGGATAATAAATCCGGAAAGACTGGAAGAGTACATAGAAAGAGGGGGATACGAAGCCCTTAAGAAGTGTCTTACTGAAATGACTCAGGAGCAAGTGATTGAAGAAATGAAAGAATCAGGCCTCCGTGGAAGAGGTGGTGCGGGATTCCCGACCTGGTTCAAATGGAATGCAGCTTATAGGGAAAAATCAACGCCAAAGTTTATGGTCTGTAATGCGGATGAGGGAGATCCAGGCGCATTTATGGACAGGTCCATACTTGAAGGGGATCCACACAGACTTTTGGAGGGTATGGCTATAGGTGCTTATGCAATAGGTGCAGAGGAAGGCGTTATCTATGTAAGAGCAGAGTATCCCCTTGCAATCAAGAGGTTGGAAATTGCCATAAGACAGGCCAGAGAAGCAGGCTATCTTGGTAAAAAGATTTTTGGTTCTAATTTTAATTTTGATATCAGAATAAAAGCTGGTGCGGGAGCATTCGTATGCGGTGAGGAGACTGCCTTGATAGCATCACTTGAGGGCGAGAGAGGAATGCCAAGACTTAAGCCTCCGTTCCCGGCACAAAAAGGCTATTGGGGGCAACCTACAAACATTAATAACGTCGAGACATTTGCCAACGTTCCATGGATAATCAGGAAAGGCGGAGCAGCCTTTGCAGCTTATGGTACTGAAAGGTCAAAGGGAACCAAGGTTTTTGCTCTTACCGGAAAGATAAAGAAAGGTGGCCTTGTGGAGGTTCCAATGGGAATGCCAATCAAGGAAATCATATACGGTATTGGAGGCGGTATACTAAACGACAAGAAGTTTAAAGCGGTTCAGATGGGGGGACCTTCGGGTGGATGTATTCCTGCACATCTTGAGGATACTACCGTAGATTATGAATCACTTGGAAAGGTCGGGGCAATAATGGGCTCTGGCGGAATGGTAGTAATGGATGATTCAACCTGTATGGTTTCAATGGCAAGATTCTTCCTGGACTTTACACGTAAGGAATCCTGCGGCAAGTGCATACACTGCAGACTTGGAACCAAGAGGATGCTTGAGATACTTGAAAGAATAGTTGACGGGAAAGGAAGACCTGGCGATATTGAGCTGCTGGAGAGCCTGGCAGTCGAGGTCAAGGACGGTTCACTGTGTGGCCTTGGGCAGACGGCTCCAAATCCTGTCCTGAGTACGATCAGATATTTCAGGGATGAGTATGAAGCTCATATACATGACAAGAAATGTCCATCAAAATCCTGTAAGGCGCTCATCAGATATGACATTCTTGACAACTGTATAGGCTGTGGAATGTGTAAGAGAAGCTGCCCGGTTGGAGCCATAACTGGTGAGCCCAAACTGATCCACAAGATAGATCAGGACATATGTATCAAGTGCGGTAAATGCTATGAGGTTTGTAAATTTGATGCTATAGAAATAAGATAG
- the nuoE gene encoding NADH-quinone oxidoreductase subunit NuoE, which translates to MGCCGAKELKSHFLDEAVDLSKMDSVIAKYKEVKGSLITILQYAQETYGYLPMSVLEYISGETGIYSSQVYGVATFYTQFRLNPVGENLIMLCKGTACHVNGADNIEEAINEELGIKNGETTDDNVFTLNNVACLGCCSLSPVMMINGETYGSLTPQKTKDILRSLRKATLAQREGN; encoded by the coding sequence GTGGGCTGCTGTGGAGCAAAGGAACTAAAATCACACTTCCTGGATGAGGCCGTTGACCTTTCAAAAATGGATTCAGTCATAGCCAAGTACAAAGAGGTAAAGGGAAGTCTTATAACTATTCTTCAATATGCACAGGAAACCTATGGTTACCTCCCAATGTCAGTGCTGGAGTACATATCTGGAGAGACTGGTATATACAGCTCTCAAGTCTATGGGGTAGCTACCTTTTACACCCAGTTCAGGCTGAATCCTGTTGGAGAGAACCTGATAATGCTTTGTAAAGGTACGGCCTGTCATGTAAACGGTGCAGACAACATAGAGGAAGCTATTAATGAAGAACTTGGGATCAAGAACGGCGAAACTACAGATGATAATGTTTTTACACTTAATAATGTAGCCTGTCTTGGCTGCTGCAGTCTTTCTCCTGTAATGATGATAAACGGAGAAACATATGGAAGCTTGACTCCTCAGAAGACAAAGGATATTCTTAGGAGCCTGAGAAAAGCTACCTTGGCTCAAAGGGAGGGGAATTAA
- a CDS encoding TldD/PmbA family protein, whose translation MEFNTFTRKIFQKSRVIFEEAEIFRVESENLKIGVFKGELDKFSFSNTSGVSLRGILKGSPGYSYTEAIDDKSVDILIEGALSSAESVETDTRLTLPEAGESYDAMPEPKNKLNSITTEDKIKAMLQLEEKTLSRDSRIQSVQECMYQEFKSRRIVRNSKGLDLEHSDEGGFAYVSVVSRNGTDTKTGSSYRLFRNPLEMDIDKMSEEAAEESLSMLGASPVASGMYPAVIRYNVFAELLEAFSPIFSADNVQKGLSGLKGKLGMEIASSGVTLIDDPFHKDGFSGSSFDDEGIPTSRKLIVESGVLRTYLHNIRTAEKDMTESTGNGFRTSYKTAIGVSPTNFYMEPGEHELEELLERADGGILITKVAGIHSGLDTVSGDFSVQAQGYLIKKGKKEDPVNGITISGNFYDLLLHVEEIGSDLKFTLPGNGHFGSPSVLVERISISGI comes from the coding sequence GTGGAGTTTAATACCTTTACCAGAAAAATATTTCAGAAATCCAGGGTTATCTTTGAAGAAGCTGAGATTTTCAGGGTAGAGAGCGAAAACCTGAAGATAGGGGTATTTAAGGGGGAACTGGATAAATTCAGCTTCTCAAATACTTCAGGGGTTTCTCTTAGAGGGATACTCAAAGGCTCGCCGGGTTACTCCTATACAGAGGCCATCGACGATAAGTCAGTTGATATACTTATAGAAGGAGCTCTCTCCAGTGCTGAGTCAGTAGAGACTGACACAAGGCTTACACTCCCTGAAGCAGGGGAAAGCTATGATGCAATGCCTGAGCCGAAGAATAAGCTTAACTCGATTACAACAGAGGATAAGATAAAAGCAATGCTTCAGCTTGAAGAGAAGACACTTTCACGGGACAGTAGGATACAATCAGTCCAGGAATGCATGTACCAGGAATTTAAGTCCAGGAGAATAGTAAGGAATAGCAAGGGACTTGATCTGGAACATTCTGATGAAGGAGGCTTCGCATATGTATCAGTAGTTTCAAGGAATGGCACTGATACAAAGACTGGATCCAGCTACAGACTTTTCAGAAACCCTTTGGAAATGGATATCGATAAAATGTCCGAGGAAGCGGCAGAGGAATCACTTTCAATGCTGGGAGCATCTCCTGTTGCAAGCGGTATGTACCCTGCAGTCATAAGGTATAATGTTTTTGCTGAGCTGCTTGAAGCCTTTTCTCCTATATTTTCAGCAGATAATGTCCAGAAGGGATTGTCCGGCTTAAAGGGGAAGCTGGGAATGGAAATAGCCTCGTCGGGAGTGACGCTGATTGACGATCCTTTTCATAAGGATGGCTTTTCTGGCTCCAGCTTTGATGATGAGGGAATACCCACATCCAGGAAACTGATTGTGGAGAGTGGAGTTTTAAGGACATATCTACACAATATTCGAACAGCTGAAAAGGATATGACTGAATCAACAGGGAATGGATTCAGAACATCATATAAGACGGCAATTGGTGTAAGCCCGACAAATTTCTACATGGAACCTGGCGAGCATGAACTGGAAGAATTGCTGGAGAGAGCTGACGGAGGTATCCTGATAACTAAGGTTGCAGGTATTCACTCTGGCCTTGATACAGTCTCAGGAGATTTTTCTGTACAAGCCCAAGGTTATTTAATAAAGAAGGGAAAAAAAGAGGACCCTGTTAATGGAATAACGATATCCGGGAATTTTTATGACCTACTGTTACACGTTGAAGAAATAGGCTCTGACCTTAAGTTTACACTTCCTGGTAATGGACATTTTGGATCGCCAAGTGTGTTGGTTGAGAGAATCTCCATATCAGGCATATGA
- a CDS encoding TldD/PmbA family protein yields MLSERVVSNTINAAMMKGAEFVEIFAEDKLIGNIKTVGGLVEDSLSGRDYGAGIRIINGLKSIYAYTNDTSEDNMVRLASEAAQSIKEGSPKELAFNKKDAPIYNMVDKLLFSTPRAEKLELLKRAYSSAKGYSNLITQVTSSYMEEEQDILIANSEGLWIIDKRIRTRFAVSSVASLNGEMQQGYNAPGASMGFEFYSINPVEKIAEEASRIAVEMIHGEYSPSGIMPVVIDNGFGGVLFHEACGHALEASFVSKGVSAFGGKLGEMVASPLVTAIDDGTLANGWGTTGIDDEGTPTRRNILIENGVLKSYLVDKLNGKRMGMESTGSARRQSYRFSPTSRMNNTFIANGDMDPMDIISTTEYGLYAKSLGGGSVDPATGDFNFAVMEGYLIKNGRLTRPLRGATIVGNGVKVLELIDAVGNNLALGQGMCGAESGSIPANVGQPMIRVSSLTVGGRNGDK; encoded by the coding sequence ATGCTAAGTGAAAGAGTGGTCAGCAATACAATAAATGCTGCTATGATGAAGGGTGCTGAATTTGTTGAAATTTTTGCCGAGGATAAGCTTATTGGGAATATCAAGACTGTAGGAGGGCTTGTTGAGGATAGTTTATCCGGTAGAGACTATGGTGCCGGCATCAGAATAATAAATGGTCTTAAAAGCATATATGCTTATACCAATGACACATCGGAGGATAACATGGTCAGGCTCGCTTCAGAGGCAGCGCAGTCAATAAAAGAAGGTTCGCCCAAAGAGTTAGCATTCAACAAGAAAGATGCTCCCATTTATAACATGGTTGATAAACTGCTTTTCAGCACTCCAAGAGCAGAGAAGCTTGAATTGCTGAAAAGGGCATATTCTTCTGCTAAGGGTTATAGTAACCTGATAACTCAGGTAACCTCAAGCTACATGGAGGAAGAGCAGGACATTTTAATTGCCAATTCTGAAGGGTTGTGGATCATTGATAAAAGAATAAGGACCCGTTTTGCAGTTTCATCTGTTGCTTCTCTGAACGGGGAAATGCAGCAGGGCTATAATGCACCAGGGGCATCGATGGGCTTCGAGTTCTATTCCATCAATCCGGTTGAAAAAATAGCTGAAGAAGCCTCAAGGATTGCTGTAGAAATGATACATGGAGAATATTCTCCCAGTGGAATAATGCCGGTAGTCATAGACAACGGATTTGGAGGGGTCCTGTTTCACGAAGCATGCGGACATGCTCTAGAGGCTTCATTTGTATCAAAGGGAGTATCCGCTTTTGGTGGTAAGCTGGGCGAAATGGTGGCTTCACCATTGGTAACTGCTATAGATGATGGAACATTAGCAAACGGCTGGGGCACTACAGGAATCGATGATGAAGGAACACCTACCAGGAGAAATATCCTTATCGAGAATGGGGTTCTTAAATCCTACCTGGTAGACAAGCTGAATGGCAAGCGTATGGGTATGGAATCTACTGGTTCTGCAAGAAGACAGTCATATAGATTCTCTCCGACCTCAAGGATGAATAATACCTTTATTGCAAATGGAGATATGGATCCCATGGATATTATCTCAACCACAGAATATGGTTTGTATGCTAAAAGCCTTGGAGGCGGAAGTGTGGACCCGGCTACAGGTGACTTCAATTTCGCTGTAATGGAGGGTTACCTCATAAAAAATGGTAGACTCACAAGGCCGTTAAGAGGTGCAACTATTGTCGGCAACGGTGTCAAGGTACTTGAGCTTATTGATGCAGTGGGAAACAACCTGGCATTGGGACAGGGGATGTGCGGTGCTGAAAGTGGTTCAATTCCGGCAAATGTAGGGCAGCCTATGATAAGAGTAAGCAGCTTGACTGTTGGTGGAAGGAATGGTGATAAATAG
- a CDS encoding class IV adenylate cyclase translates to MIRELEVKILGIEPEEMEKKIIALGGKLISKEKQTNILIDSESRPIKSFLDAYLRIRHTEDLISGNEFSELTLKKNLRNEVLRENVELNVTIDDSNTMLSILRELGFDKVTVGFKDRTSYLFYGARLDLDVWDKETYPNPYMEIEVNNEEKLAEILGVLQIKPESVSRLSIVELQRKLREDTDAK, encoded by the coding sequence ATGATCAGAGAGCTGGAAGTAAAGATTCTGGGCATCGAGCCTGAAGAAATGGAGAAAAAAATAATTGCTTTGGGTGGAAAGCTTATATCAAAAGAGAAACAGACTAATATCCTTATAGACTCTGAATCAAGGCCGATCAAGTCTTTTCTTGATGCATACTTAAGAATAAGACATACCGAAGACCTTATTTCAGGAAACGAGTTTTCAGAGCTTACTCTTAAAAAAAATCTTCGTAATGAAGTTTTGAGGGAAAATGTGGAGCTTAATGTGACTATAGACGACAGTAATACCATGCTTAGTATCTTAAGAGAGCTCGGATTTGATAAAGTGACTGTTGGCTTTAAGGACAGAACATCTTATCTGTTTTACGGGGCAAGGCTTGACTTAGATGTCTGGGATAAGGAAACTTACCCAAATCCTTACATGGAAATAGAAGTCAACAACGAGGAAAAACTTGCAGAGATCCTGGGAGTTCTTCAAATAAAGCCAGAGAGTGTCTCCAGATTGTCAATAGTGGAACTGCAGAGGAAGTTAAGGGAGGATACAGATGCTAAGTGA
- the nagB gene encoding glucosamine-6-phosphate deaminase, whose amino-acid sequence MKIILANSYNELSRKAADIIEELVSSNGNAVLGLATGSTPVGTYRELIKRYLEHSLDFSGVTTFNLDEYIGLRASNHDSYNYFMNYNLFDHININKDNTHVPDGMTNDPRTYGRLYDRMIENAGGIDLQILGIGSNGHVAFNEPAEELNLGTDLVKLSKKTIEDNSRFFESKENVPTEAISMGIGSIMKARRILLLASGEGKAEAIGQVLNSGKVTTWLPASLLLLHPDVTLICDQEAFSLVDRRIMAGAIV is encoded by the coding sequence ATGAAAATAATTTTGGCTAACAGCTATAATGAATTGAGCAGAAAAGCAGCAGATATAATCGAGGAACTGGTTTCTTCCAATGGTAATGCTGTATTAGGTCTTGCCACTGGATCAACCCCTGTCGGGACCTACAGGGAATTAATAAAAAGATATTTAGAGCATAGCCTCGATTTTTCCGGGGTCACTACCTTCAATTTGGATGAATACATTGGATTAAGAGCATCTAACCATGACAGCTACAATTATTTTATGAATTACAATTTGTTCGATCATATCAATATCAACAAAGATAATACTCATGTTCCTGATGGTATGACTAATGATCCCAGGACATATGGCAGACTTTACGACCGAATGATAGAAAATGCCGGAGGGATCGATCTTCAGATACTTGGAATAGGTTCAAATGGTCACGTTGCCTTTAACGAACCTGCAGAGGAACTGAATCTTGGAACAGATCTTGTAAAGCTAAGTAAAAAGACCATTGAAGACAATTCCAGGTTTTTCGAATCGAAGGAGAACGTTCCAACAGAAGCAATATCCATGGGAATAGGGAGTATTATGAAAGCCAGGAGAATATTACTCCTGGCAAGTGGAGAGGGAAAAGCTGAAGCTATAGGCCAAGTACTGAATTCAGGTAAAGTGACCACCTGGCTGCCTGCTTCTCTCCTGCTATTACACCCTGATGTGACATTGATATGTGACCAGGAAGCTTTCTCACTTGTAGATAGAAGAATAATGGCTGGTGCTATTGTATGA
- a CDS encoding metallophosphoesterase, translating to MIFAIGDLHLDHSGQKPMDIFGDRWIGHEKKIVENWKEQVGDEDLVLIPGDVSWGLRLEDAVPDLRLIDSLPGKKLIIKGNHDYWWESMSKLDGLSLKSIRFMRNTAENYYNVGIAGTRGWMSRDSEGFDEGDEKIYKRELARLETSILAIDKSCTTRIVMLHYPPFDNKLRPNEFVDIMRKYNVNVCIYGHLHAEGHKYSVEGDLEGLTLHLVSSDYLEFKLKPIMEVGDENNFG from the coding sequence ATGATATTTGCTATTGGAGATCTCCACCTGGATCATTCCGGACAAAAGCCCATGGATATCTTTGGTGACAGGTGGATAGGCCATGAAAAAAAAATAGTCGAGAACTGGAAAGAGCAAGTCGGAGATGAAGATCTCGTTCTTATACCAGGGGATGTTTCGTGGGGACTTAGACTTGAGGATGCTGTTCCTGATTTGAGACTAATAGACTCGCTACCAGGAAAAAAACTCATTATCAAGGGTAATCACGACTATTGGTGGGAGAGCATGTCAAAGCTTGATGGTCTTTCGTTAAAATCCATTCGATTTATGAGAAATACTGCTGAAAATTATTATAACGTAGGTATTGCGGGAACCCGAGGTTGGATGTCCAGAGATTCGGAAGGATTTGATGAAGGTGATGAGAAAATTTACAAGAGGGAGCTGGCAAGGTTGGAGACTTCGATTTTGGCTATAGACAAATCTTGCACCACCAGGATAGTGATGCTCCATTATCCTCCCTTTGACAATAAGCTAAGACCAAATGAATTTGTTGACATCATGAGGAAATATAATGTTAATGTATGTATTTACGGACATCTTCATGCAGAAGGGCACAAGTATTCTGTAGAAGGAGACCTTGAAGGATTGACGCTGCACCTTGTATCCAGTGATTATTTAGAATTTAAACTTAAACCGATTATGGAGGTAGGAGATGAAAATAATTTTGGCTAA